The following are encoded together in the Bos javanicus breed banteng chromosome X, ARS-OSU_banteng_1.0, whole genome shotgun sequence genome:
- the GCNA gene encoding germ cell nuclear acidic protein, producing the protein MSKEGVDGLKTKDDKCPIITVDSNSDEDPDCYITGVKMKINNVSYVVIDSDSDNEYIPVRKKPKIREMRRKGKSQKVSDTKKQLIKEPPIVISDDDDLEKPAVIDNSYDWDKIVKIDEKDEIVVLQHKFSSATGNQSLQKNLCQLQNDDPKDKPEILDGKLSTNEDPVPVVEQPRKRKNKTKNITVPPAVKERKKRKPSKKKPKTVKSEKPEPGNSQCKIPGCFFHGLENLKEYSGRNYKRNKDELIQKIYALLNRSVFDQKLPEKIDIVWNNKMLRTAGLCTTGKLRYPKRERFAKIQISLKVCDSADRLRDTLTHELCHAASWLLDGIRDSHGDMWRYYARKSNMVHPELPKVTRCHNYKINYKIHYECTQCKYRVGRYSKSLDTSRLICARCKGSLVMLPLTRKDGTPIKPHVRPFAKFVQENYRKVKRETEGITHGDVMRKLSKDFFAKKQSQGI; encoded by the exons ATGTCCAAAGAAGGGGTTGACGGTTTGAAGACCAAGGATGATAAATG tCCCATTATTACTGTGGACTCAAACAGTGATGAAGATCCTGACTGCT ATATAACTGGAGTGAAGATGAAGATCAACAACGTCAG CTACGTGGTGATTGACTCAGACTCTGATAATGAATACATCCCTGTGAGAAAGAAACCTAAGATACGTGAAATGAGACGCAAAG GTAAGAGTCAGAAAGTGTCTGATACTAAGAAGCAGCTGATCAAGGAGCCTCCAATAGTTAtcagtgatgatgatgatttggAGAAACCTGCGGTGATAGATAATTCGTATGATTGGGACAAAATTGTCAAAATTGACGAAAAGGATGAGATTGTTGTCCTCCAGCACAAGTTCTCTTCTGCAACTGGTAATCAGAGTCTTCAGAAAAATCTCTGCCAGCTGCAAAATGATGATCCTAAAGATAAACCAGAGATTTTAGACGGAAAGTTGTCAACTAATGAAGATCCTGTACCTGTGGTGGAACaaccaaggaaaaggaaaaataaaaccaaaaacataactgtgccacctg CTGTTAAAGAACGGAAGAAGCGTAAGCCTTCAAAGAAGAAACCCAAGACAGTGAAATCTGAAAAACCCGAGCCTGG GAATTCTCAGTGCAAAATACCTGGATGTTTCTTTCATGGCCTTGAAAACTTAAAGGAGTATTCTGGAAGGAATTACAAACGCAATAAGGATGAACTGATTCAGAAAATCTATGCTCTGCTTAACAGATCTGTCTTTGATCAAAAG TTGCCGGAGAAAATCGACATTGTCTGGAATAATAAGATGCTGAGAACTGCTGGCTTATGCACCACTGGCAAGCTTCGATACCCTAAGAGAGAGCGTTTTGCTAAGATTCAGATTTCTCTGAAAGTCTGTGACTCTGCAG ACCGACTCCGAGACACTTTGACCCATGAGTTATGCCATGCAGCCTCCTGGCTGCTCGATGGCATCCGTGATTCTCATGGTGACATGTGGAGATATTATGCCCGAAAATCGAATATGGTGCACCCggagttgcccaaggtcacccgtTGCCATAACTACAAGATTAACTACAAGATTCATTACGAGTGTACTCAGTGCAAATACAG GGTCGGGCGCTATAGCAAATCATTGGATACCTCCCGCCTCATCTGTGCCAGGTGCAAGGGCTCTCTGGTCATGTTGCCACTAACTCGGAAAGATGGAACCCCCATTAAGCCCCACGTGAGGCCATTTGCCAAATTTGTACAGGAGAATTACAGAAAAGTCAAGAGGGAGACAGAAGGGATAACTCATGGGGATGTGATGAGAAAGCTCAGCAAGGATTTTTTtgccaaaaaacaaagtcagggTATTTGA
- the CXCR3 gene encoding C-X-C chemokine receptor type 3, with product MVPEMSERQEFQASDFAYLLENSSYDYGENETYFCCTSPPCPQDFSLNFDRTFLPVLYSLLFVLGLLGNGIVAVVLLSQRAALSSTDTFLLHLAVADALLVLTLPLWAVDAAIQWVFGSGLCKVAGALFNINFYAGALLLACISFDRYLSIVHATQLYRRGPPTRVALTCVAVWGLCLLFALPDFIFLSSHHDNRLNATHCQYNFPQEGHTALRILQLVAGFLLPLLVMAYCYARILAVLLVSRGQRRLRAMRLVVVVVVAFALCWTPYHLVVLVDTLMDLGALARNCGRESSVDIAKSVTSGMGYMHCCLNPLLYAFVGVKFRERMWVLLVRLGCPDQRCHQRQPSASRRESSWSETTEASYSGL from the exons ATGGTCCCTGAG ATGAGTGAACGCCAAGAGTTCCAAGCCTCCGATTTTGCCTACCTCCTGGAAAACTCTTCCTATGACTACGGAGAAAATGAGACCTACTTCTGCTGTACTTCCCCACCCTGCCCACAGGACTTCAGCCTCAACTTCGACCGCACCTTCCTGCCCGTCCTCTACAGCCTCCTCTTTGTGCTGGGGCTTCTGGGTAATGGCATCGTGGCAGTCGTGCTGCTGAGCCAGAGGGCAGCCCTGAGCAGCACCGACACCTTTCTGCTGCACTTGGCTGTGGCCGATGCACTGCTGGTGCTGACACTCCCTCTCTGGGCAGTGGATGCAGCCATCCAGTGGGTCTTTGGCTCTGGCCTCTGCAAAGTGGCGGGTGCACTCTTCAACATCAACTTCTACGCAGGGGCCCTCCTGCTGGCCTGTATCAGCTTCGATCGGTACCTGAGCATTGTGCACGCCACCCAGCTCTACCGCCGGGGCCCCCCGACTCGCGTGGCCCTCACCTGTGTGGCAGTCTGGGGGCTCTGTCTGCTCTTTGCGCTCCCAGACTTCATCTTCCTGTCCTCCCACCATGACAACCGCCTCAATGCCACCCACTGCCAGTATAACTTCCCACAGGAGGGCCACACGGCTCTGCGCATCCTGCAGCTGGTGGCAGGCTTCCTGCTGCCCCTGCTGGTCATGGCCTATTGCTATGCCCGCATCCTGGCTGTGCTGCTGGTCTCCAGGGGCCAGCGGCGGCTCAGAGCCATgcggctggtggtggtggtggtggtggccttTGCCCTCTGCTGGACCCCCTACCacctggtggtgctggtggacACCCTCATGGACCTGGGGGCCTTAGCCCGTAACTGCGGCAGAGAAAGCAGTGTGGACATAGCCAAGTCGGTCACGTCGGGCATGGGCTACATGCACTGCTGCCTCAACCCACTGCTCTATGCCTTTGTGGGTGTCAAGTTCCGAGAGCGGATGTGGGTGCTACTCGTGCGTCTGGGCTGCCCTGACCAGAGGTGCCACCAGCGGCAGCCGTCAGCTTCCCGCCGGGAATCATCCTGGTCTGAGACCACAGAGGCCTCCTACTCAGGCCTGTGA